CCCGTCGAGAACTTCCTCGGCGGCACGACGCCTGTGACGGGGGCGGCCGGGACGCCCGGTGAGGCCGTCACCGGTCACTACCTCGCGTCGTCGTACGCGGAGACCGGCGTCACGAACGCCGTCACGGCCGTGCTCGCCGGCTACCGCGGCTTCGATACGTTCGGGGAGGCCGTCGTTGTCTTCTCGGCGGGCGTCGCTGTCGTCCTCGTTCTCCGACGGGGTGAGTTCCTGTGAGCGACGTCGACGCAGCCCCGGATGTCGACACCCGATCCGGGGCCGCGGCCGCCGCCGCATCGGAGTCGGCCTCGGACGACGCCGAACAGGCCGCTCCCGAGTTCGATCCCGACCGACCCTACACGGAAAGCGAGATCATCATGACCGCCGTCCGCGTCGTCACGCCGTTCGTCCTCACGTACGGCTTCTTTATGACCTTCCACGGCGCCGATTCGCCGGGCGGCGGCTTTCAGGGCGGCGCGCTCGTCGCCGTCGTCGTCTTCATGCTCGCCTTCGCCTTCGGCATCCGTCCCACGCGTGAATGGGTCGGGAGCGGGGTGATGACCGGACTCGCCGCCGGCGGCGTCATCGTCTTCGCGTCGGTCGGTCTCGGCGCGCTCGGGCTGGGTGGGGCCTTCCTCGAATACGGCCGCTACGCGCGCTTCATCGGTCCCGACGCCACGAAGTGGGGCATGGAGGCCATCGAGATCGGCGGCGTCGCCCCGATCGTCGCCGGCGTCATCATGGGGCTGTTCTTTCTCACCGCCGCCGGCTACGAACTCGACGGGGGTGACGAGGAGTGAGTCTCCTCGCCCAGTCTGCCGTCGAGTTCCTATCGACGAGATACGCGTACGTGACGGTCGTACTCCTGCTCGCGATCGGGCTGTACATGATGATCGCGAGCCCGAACCTCGTCAAGAAGATCATCGGGCTGAACCTCTTTCAGAGCGCGATCTTCCTGTTTTTCATCGCCATGGCGTACGCCGATGGCGGATCGATACCCGTCATTCCGACGGAGGGCGGCGCGGTCGGCGAGTACGCCAGCCCGCTGCCGCAGGTCATCGTGCTCACCGCTATCGTCGTCGGCGTCAGCCTCACCGCCGTGGCGCTCGCGCTGATCGTCAGGCTCTACGCGGCGTACGGCACCCTCAACGAGGAGACGATCCGGGAGGTCGCGAATGAGTAATCCCGAACTCGCCCTGTTGATCGCGATCCCGATCATCGCGGCGACGCTGCCGCTGCTCGCGGGGCTGAAGTTCGAGGCGGTCGGCTGGCCGATCGCCGCGCTCACCGCCGGCGTCGAACTCGCGCTCGCCGGCAGCGTCGTCAGCCGGGTGGTCGCCGAGGGGCGATTCGTTCACAACCTCGGGGGCTACCCGCGGACTTACGGGATCGAGCTGGTTGTCGACGAGTTCTCGGCGGTCGTGATCTCGTTGATCGCCGTCGTGACGCTCGTCGTCGTCGCGTACGCTCGGCGCGGCGGCCCCCGCGAGAACGCCTTCTACAGCGCCTTCTTGTTGCTCCTCGGCGGGCTGATGGGCGTCGGCCTCACGGGCGACGTGTTCAACATGTTCGTCTTCCTCGAGATCGTCGGCCTCGCGACCTACGCGCTGGTCGCCGCGGACAGATCGGCGCGGGCCGCGCTCGCGTCGCTGAAATATCTCATCGTCGGCACCGCCGGCGCGTCGCTGTACCTCGTCGGCGTCGGCTTCCTCCTCGTCGCTACGGGGACGCTGAACATGACCGATCTCGCCGCGACGATCCCGGAGACGGTGGGCTACACCGATCCGCTGATCGTCGCCTCCTTCTGCTTCGTCGCCGTCGGCCTGTCGGTGAAGGCGGCGATCTTCCCGTTGCACACGTGGATCTCCGACGCCTACGCTGAGTCGCCGGACACGGTCACCGCCTACATCTCCGGGCTCGCCTCGACGCTCGGCGCGTACGCGCTGGCGCGGCTCGTCTACGCGGTGTACACGCCCGCGTTCTTCGAGGCGGTGCCGCTCGCGGGCGACGCGCTCGTGGCGTTCGCGACGGTCAGCATCGTCGCCGGCTCCGTGCTCGCGGTGATCCAATCGGACGTCAAGCGCATGCTGGCGTACTCGTCGGTCGCGCAGTTCGGCATGATCGTCGCCGCCTTTGGACTCGCCACGGAACAGGCGCTTGTGGGCGGGATCGTCCACCTCGTCGGCCACGGGCTGATGAAGACCGCCCTCTTTCTCGGTGTCGGCGTCATCGCCTCAGCGTACGGGATCAGAACCGTTCGGCAGTACGCCAATCTCGGCTACCGCTCGCCGGTGGCCGTCGCGGCGATCGCGGCGCTGCTTCTCGGCCTGGTCGGCGTTCCGCCCTCGATCGGCTTCCTTGGCAAGTGGTACATCGCCTGGGGCGCGATCGAGGCGGGCGCGCCGATCGTCGCCGCCGTCGTCCTGTTCAGCACGCTGTTGACGCTTCTGTACGTCGCTCGCCTGCTGGAGACGATGTACTTCCAGCCGGCCGACGACATCGAGGGCGCGGTGACGGCCGACGGTCGCGGTGTCCGATTGCTGTCGGATGGCGGCTCGGGTGACGACGACGACGAGCGCCCGGTTTCGTTCGGCATGGTGTTCGTCGTCGCCGCCCTCTCGGTCGCTGCGGTCGCGCTCGGGTTCGCGGGGCCCGTCTTCGAAGCGTTCCTCGACCCGTTCTTGGAGGCCGTACTATGATCGACACCTTCCCCCTCTACGCCGTGTTGGTATCGCTCGTCGGAATGTTCTGCATCTTGGCCGCCCACCGCCGACCGAACCTTCGCGAAGCCGTCACGATCATCACGGCGTTCGCGAAGTTCGCGATCGTCGCCGCGATGTTGCCGGGCGTCCTCGCCGGCGAGACGTACGTCTTCTCGGCGGGCGAGTTCGTCGCCGGGATCGAGTTCGTCCTCCGCGCCGATTCGCTCGGCATGCTCTTTGCGTTCCTCGCGAGCCTGCTGTGGATCGTCACCTCCTTTTACAGCATCGGCTACATGCGCGGACTGGACGAGCACGGCCAGACCCGCTATTTCGCCTCCTTCGCCGCCTCCCTGTCGGCGACGATGGGGATCGCCTTCGCCGGCAACCTCGTGACGATCTTCCTGTTTTACGAGCTGCTCTCGGTGGCGACGTACCCGCTCGTCGCCCACGACGAGACCGCCGAGGCGCGCTCGGCGGGCCGGAAGTACCTCGCGTACACCATGTTCGGCGGCGGCGTGTTGGTCCTCGCCGGAACCGTCTTGGTCTTTTGGCTCGCCGGCACGGTCACGTTCACCCCCGGCGGGATCGAGGGCCTGGCCGCGGTCGCGAACTCGAACGGGACGGCGGTCCAGGTCGCGTACCTCCTCCTCGCGGTCGGCTTCGGTGTCAAGGCCGGGCTGATGCCGCTGCACCAGTGGCTGCCGACTGCGATGGTCGCGCCGACGCCCGTCTCGGGGCTGCTCCACGCCGTCGCGGTCGTCAAGTCCGGGGCGTTCGGCGTCGCCCGCGTGACCCTCGACGTGTTCGGCCCCGAGGTGGCCTACCAGCTGGGGATGGGCCTCGTCATCTCCGTACTCGCCGCGTTCACGCTGCTCGCGGCGTCGTTCATCGCGCTCCGAAAAGATCACCTCAAACAGCGCCTCGCGTACTCGACGGTTTCGCAGCTCTCGTACATCGTGCTCGGGCTGGGGCTGTTCGGCCCCTACGGGCTGATCGGCGCGCTCTTGCACATCCCCGCCCACGCGTTCATGAAGCTCACCCTGTTCTTCTGTGCGGGCGCGGTCCACGTCGAGACGCACACCGATCACATCTCCGAGATGGCGGGTATCGGCAAGCGGATGCCGGTCGTCTTCGGGGCCTTCGCGCTCGCCGCCGCCGGGATGGCGGGCATCCCGCTCTTTGCGGGCTTCGTCTCGAAGTACTACCTGCTCATCGGCGGCATCGAGATGGGGGCGACCCTCACGCCCGTCGGCTACTATCTCGCGGGGGCGCTGTTGGTCTCCGGCGTGCTCAACATCGCGTACTTCTGGCCGGTCGTCTACACGGCCTTCTTCGAGGCCGAGGACGACCACGATGCCAAACCGCTCGTGGACTTCCGCCTTGGCGGCGAGCGGCGGTCGATACTGCCCGCGACCGACGGCGGACGACCGATCGACGACGCCGAGGACTCGACGGCGGACGGCAACCAAGATGCCAGATCGGCAGACGCTGACGCCGACGAGTCGCCAGACATCGACCCTGCGGACCTCCAGCCGGACTTCTCGAGCACGGCGGAACGTCGCGATTACAGCGAGCCCGCGCCGCTCGTCGACGGCGAGTACGCGGTCGATCGAAAGCCGAGCGATCACACAGTGTCCGACGACGAAGACCACGCTGTCCACGACGATAGCCGCGCGGATCACGACTCACACGCCGACCACGACACCCACCACGAGGGGCCGCCGCCCGGCGGCTGGCGGCGACTCACGCCCGCCGAGGCGCTCCGCGGCGAGGAGACGACGTGGTTCATGCTCGCCCCGATCCTCGCGGCGGTGACCGGCGCGATCCTGGTGGGGATCGTCCCCTACGAGGTCGTGTTCCTCGAACTCGTCGAGGTCATCGTCGAGGGCGTCCTCGCGGGCACGGAGGTGGCCCCGTGATCGAGTCCGTTCCGCCGTTCGCGTACGTGCTCTTTGCGGCGTTCGCTGTCGCGATCCTGCCGCGGTTGCCGGGTCATCTGCTCGCGGGGCTCGCGACGGCGGCGGTCGGCGTGCAGGCGCTCCTGTTGGAGAACGGGACGTACGTCGACGCGCGTTTCCTCGGCTTCGACGCGGTCTTTCTCAACGTCGACGACCCCGCGCGGCTCGTCGCGGTCGCCGTCTCCATCCTCGCGACCGCGGCGGTCGTCTACGCTTACGAGACCGACGCGACGCGCACGCAGACCGCCTTCGCGATGAGCTACGTCGCCAGCACCGTCGGCGTCGTACTGGCCGGCGACTGGCTCTCGATGATCTTCTTTTGGGAGCTGATGGCGGTCACCTCGACGCTCCTCGTGTGGCATCACGGCGGGACGGCGGTCCGGGCCGGCTACCGCTACGCGCTGTACCACGGGATCGGCGGGACGATCCTCCTTGCGGCCGTGATCGTCCACTTCGTCGAAGTCGGATCGTTCCGCTACGCCGCGACGCTCGGGATCGCCGACGCCGCCATCCCGCTGGCCGCGGTCGGGATCGGGATCAACTGCGGGTTCATCTTCCTACACTCGTGGCTGCCCGACACGTACCCGCGACCGCACGTCGCGGCGTCGGTGTTCCTCTCGGTGTTCACGACGAAGACCGCCGCCTACGTCATGTTCAGAGCGTTTCCGGAGGGCGGGATGTGGCTCGCGTACATGGGCGGCGCGATGGCGGTCTACGGGGCCTTCTTCGCGCTGTTACAGTACGATCCGCGCCGGCTCCTCTCGTATCACATCCAGGCGCAGGTCGGCTACATGCTCGCGGGGATCGGGCTCGGCACCGAGATCGCCGTCGCGGGCGGGCTCGCTCACCTGTTTAACAACGTCCTCTACAAGGCGCTTTTGTTCATGGCCGTCGGCGTCGTGGTCTACCGGACCGGCGAGGAGAACATCAAGCAGCTAGGCGGCCTCTGGAACGTGATGCCGCTGACCTTCCTCGCGTACCTGCTCGGCGCGGCCTCGATCACGGCCATTCCCGGCACCAACGGCTTCGTCTCGAAGGGGATGATCCTCGACGAGGCCCACCACGTCCACACCCTCGAGCTGGGCATCGAGGGAACCGCGGCCTACGGCGACGTCCTCTGGTGGCTGCTCATCCTCGGTGCGATCGGGACGTTCATGTCGTTCATCAAGCTCGGCTACTACGTCTTCTTCCACGGCGAGAACACCGTCGAGCCGGCGGACGCCACGATCGGCCAGACCGTCGCCATGCTGACCGTCGGCGGCTTCTGTCTGCTCTACGGGCTGGCACCGGGACTCCTCTTCGAGTTGCTCCCTTCGACGGAGCTCCTCGCCGCGGAACTGCACCCCTACAGCGCGAGCCACCTGACGGAGAGTGCCGTCCTGCTCGTCGTCGGCTTCGCGGCGTTCTTCGGGCTGAGGGGGCCGATCACCCGGCTGGCGTGGCTGCCGGACGTCGATCGCGTCCTCTTTCCGGCGGCCTTCTACTCGGGCCGGGGGCTCGTCTGGGTCGTCACCGAACTGTGGGCCGCAGTCGACCGGGCCGTCATGGCGACTGCGGGCGGCGCGATGGCGGTCGGCCGCGATCCAGGTCGGTACGCCTACCGGGCGGCCGAACGGCTGCCGGGCGTCGACCTCGATTCGCTGCCGGCGGATCACGAAGCCGAAACGGTCCGCCTGAAAGCCTCGTCGGGGACGAGCATCTTCTTGCTCACCGTGGCACTGCTCGGCGCGCTCGTCGTGTTGGTGCTGCTGTAGTGTACCCGTTCGCCGCGCTCAGTAGACGACGAGCGCGA
The DNA window shown above is from Natronomonas salsuginis and carries:
- a CDS encoding MnhB domain-containing protein, which codes for MSDVDAAPDVDTRSGAAAAAASESASDDAEQAAPEFDPDRPYTESEIIMTAVRVVTPFVLTYGFFMTFHGADSPGGGFQGGALVAVVVFMLAFAFGIRPTREWVGSGVMTGLAAGGVIVFASVGLGALGLGGAFLEYGRYARFIGPDATKWGMEAIEIGGVAPIVAGVIMGLFFLTAAGYELDGGDEE
- a CDS encoding cation:proton antiporter subunit C, whose protein sequence is MSLLAQSAVEFLSTRYAYVTVVLLLAIGLYMMIASPNLVKKIIGLNLFQSAIFLFFIAMAYADGGSIPVIPTEGGAVGEYASPLPQVIVLTAIVVGVSLTAVALALIVRLYAAYGTLNEETIREVANE
- a CDS encoding proton-conducting transporter transmembrane domain-containing protein; protein product: MSNPELALLIAIPIIAATLPLLAGLKFEAVGWPIAALTAGVELALAGSVVSRVVAEGRFVHNLGGYPRTYGIELVVDEFSAVVISLIAVVTLVVVAYARRGGPRENAFYSAFLLLLGGLMGVGLTGDVFNMFVFLEIVGLATYALVAADRSARAALASLKYLIVGTAGASLYLVGVGFLLVATGTLNMTDLAATIPETVGYTDPLIVASFCFVAVGLSVKAAIFPLHTWISDAYAESPDTVTAYISGLASTLGAYALARLVYAVYTPAFFEAVPLAGDALVAFATVSIVAGSVLAVIQSDVKRMLAYSSVAQFGMIVAAFGLATEQALVGGIVHLVGHGLMKTALFLGVGVIASAYGIRTVRQYANLGYRSPVAVAAIAALLLGLVGVPPSIGFLGKWYIAWGAIEAGAPIVAAVVLFSTLLTLLYVARLLETMYFQPADDIEGAVTADGRGVRLLSDGGSGDDDDERPVSFGMVFVVAALSVAAVALGFAGPVFEAFLDPFLEAVL
- a CDS encoding cation:proton antiporter, with amino-acid sequence MIDTFPLYAVLVSLVGMFCILAAHRRPNLREAVTIITAFAKFAIVAAMLPGVLAGETYVFSAGEFVAGIEFVLRADSLGMLFAFLASLLWIVTSFYSIGYMRGLDEHGQTRYFASFAASLSATMGIAFAGNLVTIFLFYELLSVATYPLVAHDETAEARSAGRKYLAYTMFGGGVLVLAGTVLVFWLAGTVTFTPGGIEGLAAVANSNGTAVQVAYLLLAVGFGVKAGLMPLHQWLPTAMVAPTPVSGLLHAVAVVKSGAFGVARVTLDVFGPEVAYQLGMGLVISVLAAFTLLAASFIALRKDHLKQRLAYSTVSQLSYIVLGLGLFGPYGLIGALLHIPAHAFMKLTLFFCAGAVHVETHTDHISEMAGIGKRMPVVFGAFALAAAGMAGIPLFAGFVSKYYLLIGGIEMGATLTPVGYYLAGALLVSGVLNIAYFWPVVYTAFFEAEDDHDAKPLVDFRLGGERRSILPATDGGRPIDDAEDSTADGNQDARSADADADESPDIDPADLQPDFSSTAERRDYSEPAPLVDGEYAVDRKPSDHTVSDDEDHAVHDDSRADHDSHADHDTHHEGPPPGGWRRLTPAEALRGEETTWFMLAPILAAVTGAILVGIVPYEVVFLELVEVIVEGVLAGTEVAP
- a CDS encoding Na(+)/H(+) antiporter subunit D — translated: MIESVPPFAYVLFAAFAVAILPRLPGHLLAGLATAAVGVQALLLENGTYVDARFLGFDAVFLNVDDPARLVAVAVSILATAAVVYAYETDATRTQTAFAMSYVASTVGVVLAGDWLSMIFFWELMAVTSTLLVWHHGGTAVRAGYRYALYHGIGGTILLAAVIVHFVEVGSFRYAATLGIADAAIPLAAVGIGINCGFIFLHSWLPDTYPRPHVAASVFLSVFTTKTAAYVMFRAFPEGGMWLAYMGGAMAVYGAFFALLQYDPRRLLSYHIQAQVGYMLAGIGLGTEIAVAGGLAHLFNNVLYKALLFMAVGVVVYRTGEENIKQLGGLWNVMPLTFLAYLLGAASITAIPGTNGFVSKGMILDEAHHVHTLELGIEGTAAYGDVLWWLLILGAIGTFMSFIKLGYYVFFHGENTVEPADATIGQTVAMLTVGGFCLLYGLAPGLLFELLPSTELLAAELHPYSASHLTESAVLLVVGFAAFFGLRGPITRLAWLPDVDRVLFPAAFYSGRGLVWVVTELWAAVDRAVMATAGGAMAVGRDPGRYAYRAAERLPGVDLDSLPADHEAETVRLKASSGTSIFLLTVALLGALVVLVLL